In one window of Bradyrhizobium diazoefficiens DNA:
- the speD gene encoding adenosylmethionine decarboxylase, which produces MIIDSDQEVPPALATGATHLLIELWGAKNLDDPDVAEDAIRKAIDAASATLLHLHVHKFCPGDGVSAIALLAESHMTLHTWPERSYAAVDVFVCGDSNPASAVPVLVEAFQPERSDVRSFRRGVSIKPTG; this is translated from the coding sequence GTGATTATTGATAGCGACCAAGAAGTACCGCCGGCTCTAGCCACCGGCGCGACGCATTTGCTTATCGAGCTATGGGGAGCGAAAAACCTGGACGATCCGGACGTTGCGGAAGACGCAATCCGAAAAGCCATCGATGCGGCGAGTGCGACATTACTCCACCTTCATGTTCATAAATTTTGTCCAGGCGACGGCGTCTCGGCAATAGCCTTGTTGGCTGAATCGCACATGACCTTACATACTTGGCCTGAGAGGTCCTACGCGGCCGTTGATGTTTTCGTATGTGGCGACAGCAATCCTGCGAGCGCCGTGCCAGTTCTGGTTGAGGCTTTTCAGCCCGAACGGTCGGACGTTCGCAGCTTCCGAAGAGGTGTGTCAATCAAGCCAACCGGCTGA
- a CDS encoding outer membrane beta-barrel protein, with product MRSGVLSWNAATVALVASGAVNSAYLKPAVKPPPVLWSWTGGYFGAHVGGGYGRTSFTDPYGPSLYGDLVDTPVFLLGGQIGYNWQKDRWVFGVEVDASGAASDGTNTCLAVSGSVVSATCNASPNVFVTGTGRLGYGFGSQGHTLAYLKGGVAWQRNQGDVVNNQEFSWAPQNATHFEYGRVGGTIGAGVEQAITSTWSVGLEYDYLWFGGPGVATPPTARLPLATVPANISHPSSSYHIGKISLNYHFDADPRTPAWFDGPLYGATPPVSAPPVAFTRGWSQESGTRFWLSRGKFQWGFGSELASRLTYHKLDGISGELFERVDSPWGIFLKGNIGVGRFSSGNVNDEDWGAGFAYSNTTSGQANGRFMYYTADAGYDFLRGTAFKVGGFMGWTYYGQNSDTTGCTQIASSPPCHQALGGKMVIGSQDTDWNALRIGLSAETTLLDRWRVSADVAYLPWTNFQGRDNHLLRDLTFFSDQRGSGGGGVQVEGILSYFLTNNFSVGIGARYWAMWTQKHSKILPNEAQREDSSPVALGVFPANYRMERWGTFLQASYKFD from the coding sequence ATGCGATCTGGAGTTCTTTCTTGGAATGCAGCAACAGTTGCGCTCGTTGCAAGCGGTGCGGTCAATTCGGCATATCTTAAGCCGGCAGTAAAACCCCCACCGGTGCTGTGGAGCTGGACCGGAGGATATTTCGGCGCGCACGTCGGCGGGGGCTATGGCCGGACATCATTCACGGATCCGTACGGTCCGTCACTCTATGGGGACCTCGTCGATACGCCAGTGTTCCTGCTGGGAGGTCAGATCGGGTACAATTGGCAGAAGGACCGCTGGGTCTTTGGCGTTGAAGTGGATGCCAGTGGCGCTGCGTCGGACGGTACCAACACTTGTCTTGCCGTTTCCGGATCTGTTGTGAGCGCAACCTGCAATGCGAGTCCAAACGTCTTTGTCACCGGCACCGGGCGCCTCGGTTACGGATTCGGCTCGCAGGGACATACGCTGGCTTATCTCAAGGGAGGTGTGGCCTGGCAACGCAATCAGGGCGATGTCGTCAACAACCAGGAATTTAGCTGGGCGCCACAGAATGCAACTCATTTCGAGTATGGTCGGGTCGGCGGCACAATCGGCGCCGGCGTCGAGCAGGCGATTACGTCTACATGGTCCGTTGGACTTGAGTACGATTATCTGTGGTTTGGTGGACCAGGTGTGGCAACCCCTCCGACCGCAAGGCTTCCGTTGGCAACCGTCCCAGCCAACATCTCCCACCCGTCCAGCAGCTATCATATCGGCAAAATTAGCCTAAACTACCATTTTGATGCCGACCCACGGACGCCGGCATGGTTCGACGGGCCGCTATACGGGGCGACGCCGCCCGTCAGCGCGCCGCCGGTTGCCTTCACTCGGGGTTGGTCGCAGGAAAGCGGCACACGCTTCTGGCTGAGTCGCGGAAAGTTTCAATGGGGCTTCGGGAGCGAGCTCGCATCAAGGCTCACCTATCACAAGCTGGATGGGATCTCCGGTGAGTTGTTCGAACGTGTGGACAGCCCATGGGGGATATTCCTGAAGGGCAATATCGGCGTCGGCCGCTTCAGCAGCGGAAATGTGAACGATGAAGATTGGGGCGCGGGCTTCGCCTACTCCAACACGACATCGGGCCAGGCGAACGGAAGATTCATGTACTACACGGCCGATGCGGGTTACGATTTCTTGCGCGGCACCGCCTTCAAAGTCGGCGGGTTCATGGGCTGGACCTACTACGGCCAGAACTCTGACACGACAGGATGCACGCAGATCGCTTCCTCACCGCCATGCCATCAAGCACTTGGCGGAAAGATGGTCATCGGCAGCCAAGACACTGATTGGAATGCGCTGCGCATCGGTCTGAGTGCTGAAACCACGTTGCTCGACCGCTGGCGCGTCAGCGCCGATGTGGCTTACCTGCCCTGGACAAACTTCCAGGGCCGTGACAACCATCTGTTGCGAGACTTGACGTTCTTCAGCGATCAACGCGGGAGCGGTGGCGGTGGTGTGCAGGTAGAAGGTATTCTCTCATATTTCCTCACCAACAATTTCAGCGTCGGTATCGGCGCCCGGTATTGGGCCATGTGGACTCAAAAACATAGCAAGATACTCCCCAATGAAGCCCAACGGGAGGACAGCTCTCCTGTTGCCTTGGGGGTCTTTCCTGCGAACTATCGCATGGAGCGATGGGGCACGTTCCTGCAGGCCTCCTACAAGTTTGATTGA
- a CDS encoding MATE family efflux transporter produces the protein MNEQDAEVVVESVRDVMANKKNIDLSDPNLSGLILRLAIPSIVGLSINALQQAVNAIFVGALGAQAIAAVSMTLPVVVLLTAVGQGIGVGTASFISRHLGAGEYLEASRAASTALALAAPIGIMLTIVLLLNLRRIFVTLGATPTIMPVVLDYAATLLFGYTLMLLNIVNGFIVRAEGNTRFSMWTMMTAFILNAVLDPAFIFLLDFGVRGAALATLISQIAAIGLYIAHFSKLRGIVLIKLSYISLRTSRIRQIASIGAPATMTGILSAIASMLLYGAAAPFGDDCIAAIGIAARFLTIGALPITGFCMGSQAVLGFSWGARDLPRVLKAAKLMLSMSVALSAAYSAAVVSFARPLVKLFSDSENVTEIAVLTCVVFHLFFWLFGIESFVTSMLQSFGRARLSVVVSLARHCYFFIPAVLLLPLISGFNGLLASQATAELGAGMVATLVVFQQFAELRRSLRHPTSAAIAN, from the coding sequence ATGAATGAGCAGGATGCGGAAGTGGTCGTCGAAAGCGTTCGAGATGTGATGGCAAACAAGAAGAACATCGATCTATCGGATCCCAACCTGTCGGGCCTTATCCTGCGGCTTGCGATTCCGTCTATTGTTGGCCTATCGATCAACGCGCTACAGCAGGCCGTCAATGCGATCTTTGTTGGCGCACTTGGCGCGCAAGCGATCGCAGCTGTCAGCATGACCTTGCCTGTCGTCGTCCTGCTGACGGCAGTCGGTCAGGGTATCGGTGTTGGAACAGCCTCGTTCATATCTCGCCATCTTGGTGCTGGTGAGTACCTGGAGGCGAGTAGAGCGGCGAGTACTGCGCTGGCCCTGGCCGCTCCGATCGGTATCATGCTTACGATTGTTCTCCTGCTAAACTTGCGACGGATCTTCGTAACGCTCGGGGCGACTCCAACCATCATGCCCGTGGTGCTCGACTATGCGGCGACGCTTTTGTTCGGGTACACCCTGATGCTTCTAAACATCGTCAACGGCTTCATCGTGAGGGCCGAGGGCAACACACGCTTCAGCATGTGGACGATGATGACCGCCTTCATACTGAACGCCGTGCTCGATCCGGCCTTCATCTTCTTGCTGGACTTCGGTGTGCGAGGCGCAGCCCTCGCGACGTTGATATCTCAGATCGCTGCCATTGGCCTCTATATCGCGCATTTTTCGAAGCTGCGCGGGATAGTCCTCATAAAGCTGTCTTACATCTCATTGCGAACAAGTCGCATCAGGCAGATCGCGTCTATTGGAGCGCCTGCGACCATGACAGGCATCTTATCTGCCATTGCGTCTATGCTCTTGTACGGAGCTGCTGCGCCATTCGGGGACGATTGCATCGCGGCGATAGGGATAGCTGCGCGATTTCTGACCATCGGCGCACTGCCTATCACCGGCTTTTGTATGGGCTCTCAAGCTGTTCTGGGTTTCAGTTGGGGCGCACGCGATCTGCCTCGCGTATTGAAGGCCGCAAAGCTCATGCTTTCCATGAGTGTCGCACTGTCGGCTGCATACTCTGCGGCCGTTGTGAGCTTTGCCCGACCTTTGGTCAAGCTGTTCAGCGATAGCGAGAACGTCACGGAAATTGCCGTCTTGACCTGTGTCGTCTTCCATCTCTTTTTTTGGCTTTTTGGCATTGAGAGTTTCGTGACGTCGATGCTTCAGTCCTTCGGGAGAGCACGCCTTAGTGTGGTTGTGTCCTTGGCGAGGCACTGCTATTTCTTCATACCGGCCGTACTGTTGTTACCACTGATATCGGGCTTTAACGGACTGTTGGCCAGTCAGGCAACCGCTGAGCTAGGCGCCGGAATGGTCGCAACGCTTGTCGTGTTCCAGCAGTTTGCTGAGCTCAGACGATCGCTCCGACATCCGACCTCGGCAGCGATCGCGAATTGA
- a CDS encoding non-ribosomal peptide synthetase — MERQAIEATTSIDRIARSDPERIALRSGADELTYEALRLRSDALARSLREHGGRGAVVGYWGERGLDWATAVVAILKAGSTYLPLDPSLPASRTSFIIEQSRCALIIGPDQQHSLNLLQSRSEGTIHFMPIEAELRERQPSSFVPSSSADGHAYILFTSGSTGEPKGAMIGRAALNNHLAAKIDALTLTRMDCISETASHCFDISLWQLLAGLCVGASIAIIDDATLKSPVSLLKAIQGYGVTVAQFVPSMLAVFVEYLQRLAAAERALDSLRIISTVGEPLTPGLARAWLTLYPQIPILNHYGPTECADGVTHNLVSVPPGVADTYVPIGKPIANLQVYITDGSRLCDTGEVGEICVSGVGVATGYVNDDVRTKDAFGPNPFSNDPSFRRLYRTGDLGRVRSDGLLECLGRRDRQVKIRGHRIELGEIEARLSAHHFVRGAVAVASVCAGVKLTARDITSAEGDTGSRRIVAYVSAPAEVTQCELLDFLAETLPTYMLPERIIHVGGIPRTRNGKVDFGALPDPTSVRPAMPTPFEGPRTELEAKLCQIWSGILGIENIGVNDPFISLGGDSLRAMLILGQLQTEFGVRTDFRLVLNGTIRSLAASISTRGASKPCIGPAYGKLTRSPLTRVQEHLWFLSQLDPSAKNYIIQGGLRIRGIINLAAFNRAWTDVVRFHQALSARFIDEDGPVQLFDAPQCDNLELADASHLSAQEAEELIAELRRTELNGSFDLSQGNLFRGRMIRFGPDHHLILISAHEIILDAWSISVLLRDLRQTYLHPAAPLPKNRVSLSTYAVWEKQHATPEALANQRSYWRRRIGDDPPVLSLGTGQARPQTNSHRGASHAVLLGSELSNRVREFARQHRCTTSTTLLACFKLLLRMYSGQDDVIVGIPHVVRDRPGSADIVGFFLNMLPIRSAIDVGQSFAVHALRIQGLVSDAIANAAYPFGWMVRDSRLCREAGRSPIFQVMFNMYSEAAEPPGQHELDLTFREYDTGYVKFDLTLYAQDQGDEIALQLAYAEDIFSSDLIGRMADNLRCLIAACVENPLAPVKDLSCLSAADVVVLESLDGSAQSYATECPIVEAFEQISASHRSQLAYFGDFGAITFGDLRERVTAIRSLLQASDVGAGDRVALLVDRSPDVAAVILAARALRSIVVPISPDYPRERIEHVLRDSQPKRLVHASAIDLGFETPSISLLDLEGYGTSAHHSERIDKPSDQGIASLIYTSSSTGKAKGVLIPESAILNRLHWMWRSAPFDKSDVMVVQKSASLVASAWEYFGGLLRGVSTLILTREQLLDPDLLLSTLARCRATHLFASPSLLTGLIASQERQRRATSLRLVTSSAEPMPSSLPVRWRALFPDVPLWNFYGATECASNASVYKTSDADDGSSLVPVGHPIDNVKVYVLDDRLKRVPVGAAGELCIAGRCVSAGYWRDPERTDRCFVPNPYGDGQYSVLYRTGDIARISTSGLLEICGRSDNQIKVRGYRIELEEVEKALESHPAIAKAAVVAQGMDDHPHLTASLVPVRDRLCSEDLVAHLRHKLPSYMIPAAFRLVDSIPLTANGKIDRAHLFSVPYRDVGLGLSAEPRTSKERLLAGIWQDLLGAKWVGIDHSFFDIGGDSLLSVRCVTLASAAGLNLTVDQLYRTPTIRELAADGATVTPHTVPSADGSLPVIPAIASWKPLVGFDEHYNIGDLFFLPGGILDIPLLERALAHVMDRHEGLRLRIARTDDGLRLTIADSVAERLVEVVNLVGMTSLRQRKVIESISARRQHIFRFDGQTPLLNVTAFRTSESGDYYLLVLMHHFVADGIGYRLFLEALDSAYNAISSAQAVSSPENMQMLSSWLKRLEHYANREAPAELEYWEGIDYRQFNLDVSHTSSGGASFSDVTARELHYARLEGRKDDANCRFLWEDQAKHHLEIGKEATADLVNIAARSAHCKDIDVFLAAISGACGRVFGNYSLWIDSLTSIRGRLFEDIDPSQIIGHISELVPLSLSLAGTESRPDRAHSINRQRNILPRRGIGFRALKFLNRDPAVRSRIDRLPLPKIGLNYRAGLKRHFPRRLLTHEPSPIWIGEDMDEAAASHLFWFDVGYQAGALQIETRYDPTQIGYEVTQNFCTVLQQELLLTIDEFGGARDTVIHE, encoded by the coding sequence GTGGAACGTCAAGCGATCGAGGCGACCACGTCGATCGATCGCATTGCGAGATCGGATCCGGAGAGAATTGCGCTGAGGAGCGGCGCAGACGAGCTCACTTACGAGGCGCTGCGACTAAGATCGGATGCCCTCGCAAGGAGCCTGCGAGAGCATGGCGGTCGGGGCGCTGTCGTCGGGTATTGGGGTGAGCGCGGCTTGGACTGGGCGACGGCGGTCGTCGCAATCTTGAAGGCCGGATCAACGTACCTACCGCTCGATCCATCGTTACCGGCTTCACGTACGTCGTTCATAATTGAGCAGAGTCGCTGTGCCCTGATTATTGGTCCCGACCAGCAGCATTCGCTCAATCTGCTCCAGTCGAGGAGCGAAGGCACCATCCACTTCATGCCGATAGAGGCGGAGCTGCGTGAGCGCCAGCCGTCGTCCTTCGTTCCATCATCGAGCGCGGATGGACACGCCTACATTCTGTTTACGTCTGGTTCAACGGGCGAGCCTAAAGGCGCAATGATTGGGCGTGCAGCCCTCAACAATCATTTGGCGGCAAAAATCGACGCCCTGACACTCACTCGAATGGATTGCATTTCCGAGACGGCATCGCATTGTTTTGACATCTCGCTGTGGCAACTTCTGGCAGGGCTTTGCGTCGGAGCCAGTATCGCGATCATTGATGATGCGACACTGAAATCGCCAGTATCTCTTCTCAAAGCAATTCAAGGGTACGGCGTGACGGTTGCTCAATTCGTGCCGTCAATGCTTGCAGTATTTGTTGAATATCTGCAGCGCCTTGCGGCGGCTGAGCGAGCTCTGGACAGTTTGCGGATTATTTCCACCGTTGGAGAACCCCTGACACCCGGCCTGGCGCGCGCCTGGCTTACGCTATATCCGCAGATCCCCATTCTAAACCACTACGGGCCGACCGAGTGCGCCGACGGCGTTACGCACAATCTGGTTTCCGTACCTCCCGGGGTGGCGGACACTTATGTGCCGATCGGCAAGCCGATTGCGAACCTTCAGGTCTATATCACCGATGGATCTCGTCTGTGCGACACGGGAGAGGTCGGCGAAATCTGTGTTAGCGGTGTTGGTGTTGCCACTGGTTACGTCAATGACGACGTCCGCACCAAGGATGCCTTTGGGCCAAACCCGTTCTCGAACGACCCGTCGTTCCGGCGCCTGTACAGGACAGGTGATCTTGGGCGCGTTCGTTCCGATGGCCTTTTGGAATGTCTTGGTCGACGGGACCGTCAGGTCAAGATCCGCGGGCACAGAATTGAGTTGGGAGAAATCGAGGCCCGCCTCTCCGCTCATCACTTTGTACGTGGCGCTGTCGCGGTGGCGTCCGTCTGCGCAGGGGTAAAGCTTACGGCGCGAGACATAACCAGTGCCGAGGGGGACACTGGATCGAGACGAATCGTCGCGTATGTGTCAGCCCCGGCTGAAGTGACGCAATGCGAGCTTTTGGACTTTCTTGCCGAAACGCTTCCCACCTACATGCTCCCAGAAAGGATCATCCACGTCGGCGGTATTCCACGGACCAGAAACGGAAAGGTCGATTTTGGAGCATTGCCGGACCCGACCAGTGTTCGCCCTGCAATGCCGACGCCATTCGAGGGGCCGCGAACAGAGCTTGAAGCCAAGCTGTGTCAGATCTGGTCAGGCATTCTGGGCATTGAGAACATTGGTGTGAATGATCCCTTCATAAGCCTCGGTGGAGACTCGCTACGGGCTATGCTCATATTGGGCCAATTGCAGACCGAATTCGGAGTGAGAACGGATTTCAGGCTCGTCCTGAATGGAACGATCCGATCTCTTGCGGCTTCGATCTCGACCCGAGGCGCGTCCAAACCATGCATAGGCCCCGCATACGGAAAGCTTACGCGATCGCCTCTGACGCGAGTTCAGGAGCACCTATGGTTTCTCTCCCAGCTCGATCCGTCTGCCAAGAACTACATCATTCAAGGCGGCCTGCGAATAAGAGGCATCATCAATCTGGCCGCGTTCAATCGCGCCTGGACCGATGTCGTTCGCTTCCATCAGGCCCTTTCTGCACGCTTTATCGACGAGGATGGTCCGGTCCAGCTCTTTGATGCTCCGCAATGTGACAATCTTGAATTGGCTGATGCATCTCATCTGTCGGCGCAGGAAGCTGAGGAGCTGATCGCGGAGTTGCGACGAACAGAGCTGAACGGCAGCTTTGATCTCAGTCAGGGCAATCTGTTTCGCGGGCGCATGATCCGTTTTGGCCCTGACCACCATCTCATACTGATCAGCGCTCACGAAATTATCCTAGATGCCTGGTCGATCTCTGTTCTGCTCAGAGACCTTCGACAAACGTACCTACATCCCGCGGCGCCTTTGCCAAAGAACCGCGTTTCACTTTCGACCTATGCGGTCTGGGAAAAGCAGCACGCGACGCCAGAGGCGCTGGCCAACCAACGCAGCTATTGGCGTCGTCGGATTGGTGATGATCCGCCGGTGCTTTCGCTTGGAACGGGACAGGCGCGGCCGCAGACAAACTCTCACCGCGGCGCCTCGCATGCCGTGCTGCTCGGCAGCGAGCTCTCCAATCGGGTACGGGAGTTTGCGCGCCAACACAGGTGCACCACGTCGACAACCCTCCTCGCGTGCTTCAAGCTGCTTCTGCGGATGTATAGCGGTCAAGACGACGTTATCGTCGGCATACCGCACGTCGTACGGGATCGACCCGGCAGTGCCGACATTGTCGGCTTTTTCCTGAATATGCTGCCAATCCGCTCCGCGATCGATGTCGGTCAGTCCTTTGCGGTTCATGCCTTGCGCATCCAGGGCCTGGTCAGCGATGCCATCGCAAATGCGGCATATCCGTTCGGCTGGATGGTAAGGGATAGCCGGCTATGTCGCGAAGCGGGACGATCGCCGATCTTCCAGGTCATGTTCAACATGTATTCCGAGGCTGCGGAGCCGCCTGGCCAGCATGAGCTCGATCTGACATTCCGCGAATACGACACCGGCTATGTAAAATTCGATCTGACCTTGTACGCACAAGATCAGGGCGATGAAATTGCGCTCCAGCTAGCATATGCAGAAGACATATTTTCCAGCGATCTCATCGGCCGTATGGCTGATAATCTGCGCTGTCTGATTGCAGCCTGCGTCGAGAATCCGCTTGCGCCCGTTAAGGATCTGAGCTGCCTCAGCGCGGCGGACGTCGTTGTGCTGGAATCGCTCGATGGCTCGGCGCAGTCATACGCGACTGAATGTCCGATTGTCGAAGCGTTCGAGCAAATCAGCGCCTCACATCGCAGCCAGCTGGCGTATTTTGGTGATTTCGGTGCGATCACATTCGGCGATCTGCGTGAGCGCGTAACCGCAATCCGGTCGCTACTGCAGGCGTCTGACGTCGGCGCCGGCGATAGGGTCGCCTTGCTGGTCGACCGGTCGCCTGACGTGGCCGCTGTTATTCTCGCGGCACGAGCCTTGCGGTCTATCGTTGTCCCTATATCGCCGGATTATCCACGTGAACGGATCGAACATGTCCTGCGAGATAGTCAACCAAAGCGTCTGGTTCACGCAAGTGCCATTGACCTTGGCTTTGAGACTCCGTCGATTTCTTTGTTGGACCTAGAAGGGTACGGCACGTCCGCGCACCATTCTGAGCGCATCGACAAACCATCAGATCAGGGAATTGCGAGCCTTATATACACCTCGTCCTCAACCGGAAAGGCGAAGGGGGTCCTTATACCGGAATCGGCAATTCTCAATCGGCTGCACTGGATGTGGCGAAGCGCTCCCTTCGACAAGTCCGACGTAATGGTTGTCCAGAAGTCCGCATCACTTGTTGCGTCGGCTTGGGAATACTTCGGGGGGCTTCTGAGAGGTGTGTCCACTCTGATCCTGACCCGGGAGCAGTTGCTGGATCCAGATCTGCTGTTGAGCACGTTGGCGAGATGTCGCGCGACACATCTATTTGCCTCGCCGTCGCTCCTGACCGGCCTCATTGCTTCCCAAGAACGGCAGCGGCGCGCCACCTCCCTGCGGTTGGTCACAAGCAGCGCTGAACCGATGCCGTCCTCGCTCCCGGTTCGCTGGCGTGCGCTTTTCCCGGATGTGCCGTTGTGGAATTTCTATGGCGCTACGGAATGTGCATCCAATGCCTCAGTCTACAAAACATCGGATGCCGACGACGGCTCGTCGCTCGTCCCAGTTGGGCATCCAATCGACAACGTCAAAGTCTACGTGCTCGATGACAGATTGAAGAGAGTCCCTGTCGGAGCCGCCGGCGAACTCTGCATCGCGGGACGCTGCGTGAGCGCCGGCTACTGGCGGGATCCGGAACGGACAGACCGTTGTTTCGTGCCGAATCCTTATGGTGACGGACAATACAGCGTTCTTTATCGAACTGGTGATATCGCACGGATCTCAACCAGCGGCCTTCTCGAGATTTGCGGCCGATCCGACAACCAGATTAAAGTACGGGGCTATCGCATTGAGCTGGAGGAGGTCGAAAAGGCCCTTGAATCTCATCCGGCAATCGCAAAGGCCGCGGTCGTCGCGCAAGGTATGGATGACCATCCTCACTTGACCGCAAGCCTGGTTCCCGTGCGGGACAGGCTATGCTCTGAGGATCTTGTCGCCCACCTGCGCCACAAGTTGCCGTCTTACATGATTCCCGCCGCCTTTCGATTGGTTGACAGTATCCCCCTTACGGCCAACGGAAAGATAGATCGTGCTCACCTGTTTTCCGTTCCTTACCGCGACGTCGGGCTTGGTCTGTCTGCTGAGCCCCGCACGAGCAAGGAGCGTCTTCTTGCCGGGATCTGGCAGGATCTACTAGGCGCGAAGTGGGTTGGAATTGACCACAGCTTCTTTGATATCGGCGGAGACTCTCTTCTAAGCGTGCGCTGCGTCACCCTGGCGAGCGCAGCCGGGCTGAATCTTACTGTTGACCAACTCTATCGAACCCCGACCATCAGGGAATTGGCTGCAGATGGAGCGACGGTTACACCCCATACCGTCCCTTCCGCGGATGGCTCGTTGCCAGTTATCCCCGCGATCGCATCTTGGAAGCCTCTTGTCGGCTTCGATGAGCACTACAACATAGGCGATCTGTTCTTTCTGCCCGGCGGGATCCTGGATATCCCGCTGCTAGAACGCGCCCTTGCCCATGTTATGGATAGGCACGAAGGCCTCAGGCTCCGTATCGCCCGAACCGACGATGGCCTACGTCTGACGATCGCAGATTCGGTGGCCGAACGCCTCGTGGAGGTGGTCAATCTCGTCGGAATGACCAGCCTGCGGCAGCGTAAGGTAATCGAGAGCATCTCAGCAAGACGTCAACATATTTTTCGTTTTGACGGCCAGACGCCTCTTCTTAACGTCACAGCCTTCCGCACATCGGAAAGCGGCGATTACTATCTGCTGGTCCTGATGCATCATTTCGTTGCGGACGGGATAGGCTATCGATTGTTCCTGGAAGCATTGGATTCGGCCTACAACGCGATTAGCTCAGCCCAGGCCGTGAGTAGTCCCGAGAACATGCAGATGCTCTCTTCATGGCTGAAGCGCCTTGAGCACTACGCGAACCGCGAAGCGCCAGCCGAACTCGAATACTGGGAGGGGATCGACTACCGTCAGTTCAATTTGGACGTCAGCCACACCTCATCGGGCGGCGCAAGCTTTTCAGACGTGACCGCTAGAGAGCTGCATTATGCACGCCTTGAAGGCCGCAAGGATGACGCGAATTGCCGATTCCTTTGGGAAGATCAGGCGAAGCATCATCTGGAGATTGGCAAAGAAGCGACAGCTGATCTCGTCAATATTGCAGCCAGATCGGCGCATTGTAAGGACATCGACGTATTTCTTGCGGCCATATCCGGCGCCTGTGGACGTGTTTTCGGCAACTATTCGCTCTGGATTGATAGCCTTACCTCGATCCGAGGTCGGCTGTTTGAAGATATTGATCCATCGCAGATCATTGGCCACATCAGCGAACTCGTTCCGCTTTCCTTGAGTCTCGCCGGAACGGAGTCCCGTCCCGATCGTGCCCATTCAATAAACCGCCAGCGCAATATCCTGCCGCGCAGGGGAATAGGGTTCCGGGCCTTGAAATTCCTTAACCGAGATCCAGCCGTGCGGAGCCGGATCGATCGTCTGCCCTTACCCAAAATTGGACTGAATTATCGAGCGGGTTTGAAGCGCCATTTTCCGCGCCGCCTCCTGACCCATGAGCCGTCTCCAATCTGGATCGGCGAAGACATGGATGAAGCGGCCGCGAGTCACCTCTTCTGGTTCGATGTTGGATATCAAGCCGGCGCTCTACAAATTGAAACAAGGTATGACCCAACCCAGATCGGTTATGAGGTGACTCAAAACTTTTGCACCGTGTTGCAGCAGGAGCTGCTGCTGACGATCGACGAATTCGGAGGAGCCCGCGACACTGTCATCCATGAATGA